A window from Myripristis murdjan chromosome 11, fMyrMur1.1, whole genome shotgun sequence encodes these proteins:
- the mycbp gene encoding C-Myc-binding protein produces MAHYRGSESKREQFRRYLEKAGVLDSLISVLVALYEETDKPNNALDFVKLHLGAADSEPASAEALRVEVAELQQKCELLMEENKELRNRLSQYESPPEEGAAE; encoded by the exons ATGGCGCATTACAGA ggCTCCGAGTCGAAAAGAGAGCAGTTCAGGAGATACCTGGAAAAAGCTGGGGTCCTTGACAGTCTCATCAGTG TCCTGGTGGCACTTTACGAGGAGACGGATAAACCTAATAATGCCTTGGA ttttgtgaAGCTCCACCTCGGTGCGGCCGACTCAGAGCCAGCCAGTGCCGAGGCCCTTCGCGTGGAAGTGGCCGAGCTTCAGCAGAAGTGTGAGCTGCTCATGGAGGAGAACAAAGAGCTGAGAAACAGG TTGTCGCAGTATGAATCGCCGCCTGAAGAAGGAGCAGCcgagtag
- the srsf10b gene encoding serine and arginine rich splicing factor 10b gives MARYMRPPNTSLFVRNISDESRPEDLRREFGRYGPIVDVYIPLDFYTRQPRGFAYIQFEDVRDAEDALHSLDRKWVCGRQIEIQFAQGDRKTPSQMKSKERRSPGRSSRYDDYDRDSRRRRSRSRSHDRYRSRSPSYERRPRRSESPRDSRGRMYGRGRSRSREDDRYRPRPRRESRGRSRSRSRSVTPQENVHPPSTSHYTQEEVRRTHSPSRSRSRSISRSRSRSRSRSRSWAGRKSGGH, from the exons ATGGCCAGATACATGAGGCCTCCAAACACGTCTCTGTTCGTCCGAAATATCTCTGATGAGTCCAG GCCTGAGGATTTGCGGCGTGAGTTTGGCCGTTATGGGCCCATAGTAGATGTCTACATCCCACTTGACTTCTATACACGTCAACCAAGAGGATTTGCATACATTCA GTTTGAAGACGTTCGCGATGCGGAGGATGCTCTTCACAGCCTCGACAGAAAGTGGGTGTGTGGCCGGCAGATTGAAATCCAGTTTGCCCAGGGTGACAGAAAGA CACCGAGTCAGATGAAATCAAAGGAGAGGAGATCTCCAGGCAGGTCCTCACGCTACGACGACTACGACCGGGACAGTCGACGACGCCGTTCCCGCAGCCGCAGCCATGACCGATACAGATCCCGCAGCCCCTCATATGAGCGCCGGCCCCGACGCTCTGAGAGTCCACGAGA CTCACGTGGACGGATGtatggaagaggaagaagcaggAGTCGTGAGGATGACAG ATACAGGCCAAGACCCCGAAGAGAATCCAGAGGGAGGTCTCGATCACGCTCCAGATCTGTGACTCCACAAGAGAACGTCCACCCGCCCTCAACTTCCCATTACACCCAGGAGGAAGTGCGACGAACACATTCCCCTTCCCGATCCAGGTCCCGATCCATATCAAGATCACGCTCTCGCTCTCGGTCCCGGTCCCGGTCTTGGGCCGGACGCAAGTCAGGAGGACACTAG
- the gja9b gene encoding gap junction protein alpha 9b, with the protein MGDWNFLGGILEEVHIHSTMVGKIWLTILFIFRMLVLGVAAEDVWNDEQSDFICNTEQPGCRNVCYDEAFPISLIRYWVLQVIFVSSPSLVYMGHAIYQLRALEKERHCKKVALRRELESVDVELVEVRRRIEREMRQLEQGKLNKAPLRGSLLRTYVAHIVTRSVVEVGFMMGQYILYGHHLSPLYKCEREPCPNVVDCFVSRPTEKTIFMMFMQVIACLSLFLSLLEIMHLGYKKLKKGILDYYPHLKDDLDDYYGNKSKKNSVVHQVCMGTSVGRKSTIPTAPSGYTLLLEKQGNGPTYPLLSASSAFVPIQGDPGAKPGSYSHKDSKDIMPSPTEQNSNSNNTSSETRSPPVDKQDEPEDLSRTLPHHEDLECGSSDYPTLPTADTSSCTALSGIARKSRRVSPPWNCSTVMEGNGSDSGDSYSGNIKPHSSFAVHRTRTLSKSERKRPSRPQSPDSAGELSSLSRHSRESNSPTASSPKSRVSAASSASSRRAPTDLQI; encoded by the coding sequence ATGGGAGACTGGAACTTCCTTGGTGGGATCTTGGAGGAGGTGCACATCCACTCCACCATGGTTGGCAAAATCTGGTTAACCATCCTGTTCATATTCCGGATGCTGGTGTTGGGCGTTGCTGCTGAGGACGTGTGGAACGACGAGCAGTCAGACTTCATCTGCAACACCGAGCAGCCCGGCTGCCGCAACGTCTGCTACGATGAAGCCTTCCCCATCTCCCTCATCCGCTACTGGGTGCTGCAGGTCATTTTTGTGTCCTCACCTTCCCTGGTGTACATGGGTCATGCCATCTACCAGCTGCGGGCTCTGGAGAAGGAGCGTCACTGTAAGAAGGTGGCCCTTCGTCGGGAGCTGGAGTCAGTGGATGTGGAGCTGGTGGAGGTACGCAGGCGGATTGAGCGGGAGATGAGGCAGCTGGAGCAGGGCAAGCTCAACAAGGCACCGCTGAGGGGCTCTTTGTTGCGTACTTATGTGGCCCACATTGTTACTCGCTCAGTGGTGGAGGTTGGCTTCATGATGGGCCAGTATATCCTCTACGGCCACCACCTGAGCCCTCTCTACAAGTGTGAAAGGGAGCCTTGCCCAAATGTCGTGGACTGCTTTGTCTCCAGACCCACAGAGAAAACAATTTTCATGATGTTCATGCAGGTGATTGCCTGCCTATCTCTGTTTCTCAGCTTACTTGAGATCATGCACTTGGGCTATAAGAAGCTCAAAAAGGGTATATTGGACTATTACCCCCATCTTAAGGATGACCTTGATGACTATTATGGCAACAAATCAAAAAAGAACTCTGTTGTGCATCAGGTTTGCATGGGCACCTCTGTGGGGCGCAAAAGTACGATTCCAACTGCACCGAGTGGATACACATTACTGCTGGAGAAGCAGGGCAACGGCCCGACTTACCCTCTGCTCAGTGCCTCATCTGCCTTCGTTCCCATACAGGGAGACCCTGGAGCAAAGCCGGGCTCTTACAGCCACAAGGACAGCAAGGATATAATGCCAAGTCCCACTGAGCAGAACAGCAACTCTAACAACACAAGCAGTGAGACTCGCTCTCCTCCTGTAGACAAACAGGACGAGCCTGAGGATCTTTCCAGGACTTTACCCCATCATGAGGACCTGGAGTGTGGGAGCTCTGACTATCCCACCCTCCCCACAGCAGACACTTCCTCATGCACCGCCTTGTCAGGCATCGCAAGGAAATCACGAAGGGTAAGTCCACCGTGGAACTGCTCCACAGTGATGGAGGGGAACGGTTCAGACAGTGGGGATTCCTACTCCGGGAACATCAAGCCACACAGCAGCTTTGCTGTCCATCGAACCAGGACCCTTTCAAAATCTGAGCGCAAGAGACCAAGCCGGCCCCAGAGCCCAGACTCTGCAGGGGAGCTGAGCTCTTTATCTCGGCACAGCCGGGAGAGCAACAGTCCCACGGCCTCCTCTCCCAAAAGCCGAGTGTCAGCGGCAAGCAGCGCCAGCAGCCGGCGAGCCCCGACCGATCTCCAGATCTAA
- the rpl11 gene encoding large ribosomal subunit protein uL5, which yields MSAAANKDQGEKKENPMKELRIRKLCLNICVGESGDRLTRAAKVLEQLTGQTPVFSKARYTVRSFGIRRNEKIAVHCTVRGAKAEEILEKGLKVREYELRKNNFSDTGNFGFGIQEHIDLGIKYDPSIGIYGLDFYVVLGRPGFSIADKKRKRGRIGYKHRIRKEESMRWFQQKYDGIILPGK from the exons ATGTCAGCAGCAGCTAACAAG GACCAGGGTGAGAAGAAGGAGAATCCCATGAAGGAACTCCGCATCCGCAAGCTGTGCCTGAACATCTGCGTCGGGGAGAGTGGAGACAGGCTGACCCGGGCCGCCAAGGTGCTGGAGCAGCTCACCGGACAGACCCCCGTCTTCTCCAAGG CCCGCTACACTGTGCGATCCTTCGGCATCCGTAGGAATGAAAAGATCGCTGTCCACTGCACCGTCCGTGGAGCCAAGGCAGAGGAGATCCTGGAGAAGGGACTCAAG GTGCGTGAGTACGAGTTGAGGAAGAACAATTTCTCTGACACCGGGAACTTTGGCTTTGGCATCCAGGAGCACATTGATCTGGGCATCAAGTACGACCCCAGCATCGGCATCTACGGACTGGACTTCTACGTG gtcCTGGGCAGGCCCGGCTTCAGCATCGCCGACAAGAAGCGGAAAAGAGGCCGCATTGGTTACAAGCACCGCATCCGTAAAGAGGAGTCCATGCGCTGGTTCCAGCAGAAA TATGATGGCATCATCCTCCCTGGCAAGTAA
- the LOC115368376 gene encoding sialin — translation MPTQNGCSINTSALDHSEDAEPLIENDTVPPRCCSARFNLAVLMFLGFSVVYALRVNLSVAMVVMVNTTDPRPAPNSSKLPECPVPSGRDNTSQSFSQPDGTPQYPWDSETQGWLLGAFFFGYLFTQIPGGYLAGHYGGRLFLGLGVLGTAVLTIFTPLAAKMGSHWLFGLRALEGFGEGVTYPAMMAMWARWAPPLERSSLTTLSGSGGNFGAFVALPLTGYIAQSLGWPAVFYLCGGAGCLWAVFWFIFVSDDPRTHRRISEQERDYIINSIGPQGTAHGWSVPVLPMVLSVPLWAIILSQMCANWSYYTLLTSLPTYMDNVLHFELKSNAFLSALPYLGGWLFSVLSGVVADSLIARRVLGVTAVRKIFTLTGLLLPAGFLVAVSYTGCSGMLAVTLLTISSTVGGTSAAGVFINQIDIAPRYAGVLLGITNTFGTIPGILAPIVTGYLTEDHSLAGWRKVFWVAAGICACGALIFTIFGSGKLQKWAMTEEEREEAEGKEDRSVISA, via the exons ATGCCGACACAGAATGGCTGCTCCATCAACACGTCCGCTTTGGACCATAGCGAAGATGCTGAGCCCCTCATTGAAAATGATACAG TTCCTCCTCGGTGCTGCTCGGCCCGCTTCAACCTGGCTGTGCTCATGTTCCTTGGCTTTTCTGTTGTCTATGCCCTCCGAGTCAACCTCAGCGTGGCCATGGTTGTCATGGTGAACACCACTGACCCCAGGCCTGCCCCAAACAGCTCCAAACTCCCCGAGTGTCCGGTGCCTTCAGGCAGAGACAACACCAGCCAGAGCTTCTCCCAGCCTGACGGA ACCCCCCAGTACCCGTGGGACTCTGAGACGCAGGGCTGGCTGCTAGGCGCCTTCTTCTTCGGCTACCTGTTCACCCAGATCCCGGGGGGCTACCTAGCGGGACACTATGGGGGGAGGCTCTTCCTGGGGTTAGGGGTGCTGGGCACCGCTGTCCTCACCATCTTCACACCCTTGGCCGCCAAGATGGGGTCCCACTGGCTGTTTGGACTGCGGGCGCTGGAGGGCTTCGGGGAG GGTGTGACATACCCAGCCATGATGGCGATGTGGGCTCGCTGGGCTCCTCCCCTGGAGCGCTCCAGTCTGACGACCCTGTCAGGGTCTGGGGGGAACTTCGGGGCCTTCGTGGCACTGCCGCTCACCGGCTACATTGCCCAGAGCCTGGGCTGGCCTGCCGTCTTCTACCTCTGTG GAGGTGCTGGTTGCCTCTGGGCagtgttttggtttatttttgtgtcgGATGACCCTCGAACCCATCGTCGAATCAGTGAACAGGAAAGAGATTACATCATCAACTCCATCGGGCCTCAG GGTACAGCTCATGGCTGGTCCGTGCCCGTGCTGCCCATGGTGCTGTCTGTGCCGCTGTGGGCCATCATCCTGTCCCAGATGTGCGCCAACTGGTCCTACTACACCCTGCTCACCTCGCTGCCCACCTACATGGACAACGTGCTACACTTTGAACTCAAATCG aaTGCCTTCCTGTCCGCTCTCCCCTACCTGGGTGGCTGGCTCTTCTCGGTACTGTCAGGCGTTGTAGCCGACAGCCTCATCGCAAGGAGGGTGCTTGGCGTCACCGCCGTACGCAAGATCTTCACACTCACAG ggctgctgctgcctgctggcTTCCTGGTGGCTGTGAGCTACACCGGCTGCAGCGGCATGCTGGCTGTCACTTTACTCACCATCTCCTCGACTGTAGGAGGAACCAGCGCCGCTGGCGTATTTATCAACCAGATAGACATCGCTCCTCG GTATGCAGGAGTCCTTCTGGGGATCACCAACACTTTTGGGACCATTCCAGGTATCCTGGCACCAATTGTTACCGGCTACCTTACCGAAGAT cACTCCCTGGCAGGCTGGAGGAAAGTGTTCTGGGTGGCTGCTGGAATCTGCGCCTGCGGTGCTCTCATCTTCACGATATTCGGCAGCGGAAAGCTCCAGAAGTGGGCCAtgactgaggaggagagagaggaggcggagGGGAAGGAAGACAGATCCGTCATCTCCGCATAA